The Streptomyces sp. NBC_00335 DNA window TTGGTCGGGTCGTTGGACTGGCAGTCCGACAGCTTGCCCGGCAGCGAGGCGCTCTCCAGCAGACCCTTGCGACGGGTGAGGTCGCGGGCCTTGCGGGCCGCGACGCGCGCCGTGGCCGCGTTGATCGACTTGCGGATGATGTCCGCGGCCTCGTTCGGGTTGCGGTCGAACCAGTCGTTGAGGTGCTCGTGGACGACCTTCTGCACGAAGGTCTTGGCCTCCGTGTTGCCCAGCTTGGTCTTCGTCTGCCCCTCGAACTGGGGCTCGCCCAGCTTGATCGAGATGATCGCCGTCAGACCCTCGCGGATGTCCTCGCCGGCGAGGTTGTCGTCCTTCTCGCGAAGGAACTTCTTCTCGCGCGCGTAGCGGTTCACCAGACCCGTCATCGCGGCGCGGAAGCCCTCTTCGTGGGTGCCGCCCTCGTGCGTGTGGATCGTGTTCGCGAAGGAGTACACGCCCTCGGTGTACTGCGAGTTCCACTGCATCGCGATCTCGACCGAGAGGAGACGCTCCTTGTCCTCGGCCTCCACGTCGATGACGGTCGGGTGGATCAGCTCGCCCTTGCGCGCGTTCAGGTGCTTCACGAAGTCGACGATGCCGCCCTCGTAGTAGTACTTGACCGTGCGCGCCTGGTCGTCGTCGGTCACCTCGGCCGTGTCCGAGCCCACCGTCGCCTTGGCCGACTCGCGCTCGTCCGTCAGCGTGAGGGTCAGGCCCTTGTTGAGGAAGGCCATCTCCTGGAAGCGGCGCGCGAGCGTCTCGAAGGAGTACTCGGTCGTCTCGAAGATGTCGGGGTCGGCCCAGAACGTCACCGAGGTGCCGGTCTCGGACGTCTCCTCGTTCTTGGCGAGGGGCGCGGTCGGGACACCGAGCTTGTAGTCCTGGGTCCAGCGGTAGCCGTCGGTCTTGACCTCGACCGCGACCTTCGTCGACAGGGCGTTGACGACGGAGACGCCCACACCGTGCAGACCGCCGGAGACGGCGTAGCCGCCGCCGCCGAACTTGCCGCCCGCGTGCAGGACCGTGAGCACGACCTCAACGGCCGGCTTGCCCTCGGACTTCACGATGCCGACCGGGATGCCTCGGCCGTTGTCGACGACGCGCACGCCGCCGTCCGGAAGGATCGTCACGTCGATGGTGTCCGCGTGCCCGGCCATGGCCTCGTCGACGGAGTTGTCGACGACCTCTTGCACCAGGTGGTGCAGGCCTCGCTCGCCGGTCGAGCCGATGTACATACCGGGCCGCTTGCGGACCGCGTCCAGGCCCTCCAGGACCTGGATGGCACCTGCGTCGTACGCCTTGTCCTCACCGTTCCCGGCGGACTTGTTCTTCTCGTTGGGGTTGCCCGAATCGGCCACGAAGCGCCCTTTCTGGCACAGCACAGGCCGGACTCCGGGGCCGGCATGCATGCAAGCGGGAGCGGCTGCGTCGATCTGCGTTGTCAGCGGTGGTCAGCTTTACTCGACTGAATCCCGCGCGTGCGCGGGATTCTCGTTCAGTCTACCGGTATCACCCCCATGAATGGGCGTTTGCCGGTACCTGAGTCCGCATGTGCCGCCCCGAAACTCCACTCTCCGACTCCCCATATCCGGGGAGGGGCCCCAAGAGGCTCACACGGGCATTGAGCGCTTCGGGCTGTCAACCTCCCGCTACCGTGAGGGACACCACCCGCACAGCCGTCCGTACGTTCGTCCGCCGGATCCCTACTCACCCGTACGGGTGCGCGCGCGAGCGGGGCCGCGGACACCGGGGCAGGGGGCCGGAGCACGACCGGAACACGCACGGTCGGGCACTCCGGTTCGACCGCCCCGCGTTCGGGAGCGTGGAGCCGGACCCGCTGAGTCAGGCTGCGGAGTCAGGCCCGTTGAATCAGGCCCGTTGAGTCAGGCCCGCGGGCTCACCCGTAGGTGTCCCCCGGGCCGGTGCTCCCCGGGGCCCGCCAGGGGCCGTACCGCTTCGGGCCGCCGCCGGGACCGTGGACCTTGATCAGCCGGACGGTGCCCTGCCCCAGGTCCGCGTTGAGCCGGGCCACCAGCTGCGGGGCCAGCAGCTTCAGCTGCGCCGCCCACGCCGAGGAATCGCAGCGCACCACCAGCTCGCGGTCCTCGTACCGGTCCGGCACGCAGTGCGTCGCGATGTCCTGGCCGACGATCTCCGGCCAGCGCTCCATCACGCCCGCCACCGCCATCGGCATCTCCCAGCCGCGCTCCGTGCGCAGCCGGTCCAGCGCCGCCATCAGCGGCATCGGGTCCCGGCCGTCCGCGCGGGCGCCCGAGCGCAGACCCGGCCGGTAGGCGCCCTTCTTGTTCTGCGCCGCGTTGCCCCGGGCCCGCGCCTGCTCCCGCGCCGCCGCCAGGGCCTGACGCGCCAGGTCCACGCCCGACGGCTCGGCCGCCTTGCGCGGCGGGTCCTGCGATGCCGGTTCCTGCTCCTTGCCGCTCACAGCCGGGTCACCTCCCCGCCGGACACCGCGAACCGGGTCCCGACCAGCACCCCGGGCACGTCGTCGTCGACCGCGGCCGTCACCAGCACCTGCTCGCCGGGCGCCACCAGCTCCGCCAGCCGCTCCCGGCGCCGCGCGTCCAGCTCCGCGAACACGTCGTCGAGGATCAGCACCGGCTCGCTGCCCTCCGTGCGCAGCAGCTCGTAGGAGGCCAGCCGCAGGGCCAGCGCGTACGACCAGGACTCGCCGTGGCTGGCGTACCCCTTGGCCGGCAGCTCCCCGAGGCGCAGCACCACGTCGTCGCGGTGCGGGCCGACCAGGGTCACCCCGCGCTCGATCTCTCCCTTGCGCACCTCGGCCAGCGCGCCGAGCAGGACCTCGTACAGCGCCTCGCGCGTGCGGGCCTCGCCGCTGTCCACCTGCTCGCCCGCGGAGGACTTGTAGGCCGCGCCGAGCGGTCCGCCGCCGGGCGCGAGCTGCTCGTACGCCTTGTCCGCCAGCGGCAGCAGGGTCGCGAGCAGGTCGAGCCGGTGGGCCAGCAGTTCCGCGCCCGTGCGCGCCAGGTGCTGGTCCCACACGTCGAGGGTGGACAGGTCCATGGAGCGGCCGCCGTGCCGGCGGGCCATCGCCGCCGACTTCAGCAGGGTGTTGCGCTGCTTGAGCACCCGCTCGTAGTCCGAGCGGACGGCCGCCATGCGCGGCGAACGGGCCGTGACGAGCTCGTCGAGGAAACGGCGCCGCTCCCCGGGGTCGCCCTTGACCAGGGCCAGGTCCTCGGGGGCGAACAGCACCGTGCGCACGATGCCCAGTACGTCCCGCGGCCTGACCTGCGAGGACCGGTTGATCCGGGCGCGGTTGGCGCGGCCCGGGTTGAGCTCCAGCTCCACGAGCTGCTGGCGTTCGCCCTGGGTGACGGCGGCCCGGATGACGGCGCGCTCGGCGCCCATCCGCACGAGCGGGGCGTCCGCGGAGACGCGGTGGCTGCCGAGGGTCGCGAGGTAGCCGATCGCCTCGACGAGATTGGTCTTGCCCTGCCCGTTGGGGCCCACGAAAGCGGTGACGCCCGGGTCGAGGGGAACCTCGGCCCGGGCGTACGAGCGGAAGTCGGCCAAAGAGAGATGCGAAACGTGCATGTGGCGCCGACCTCCCCCGGCTTCCTGCTGCTTGCCGTGCTCCGCTCCACAGGCTGTGGACCTACAAGGTGTGGACCTGTGGAGCGGTTGTGGATTACTTCTTCTCGACCGCGTGGCCGCCGAACTGGTTGCGCAGCGCGGCGATCATCTTCATCTGCGGGGAGTCGTCCTGGCGGGACGCGAAGCGCGCGAAGAGCGAAGCCGTGATCGCGGGCAGCGGCACGGCGTTGTCGATCGCGGCCTCGACCGTCCAGCGGCCCTCGCCGGAGTCCTGCGCGAAGCCGCGCAGCTCCTGCAGGTGCTCGTCCTCGTCCAGCGCGTTGACGGCCAGGTCCAGCAGCCAGGAACGGATGACCGTGCCCTCCTGCCAGGACCGGAACACCTCGCGGACGTCGGTGACCGAGTCGACCTTCTCCAGGAGCTCCCAGCCCTCGGCGTAGGCCTGCATCATGGCGTACTCGATGCCGTTGTGGACCATCTTCGCGAAGTGGCCGGCGCCGATCTTGCCGGCGTGCACGGCGCCGAACTCACCCTCGGGCTTGAGGGCGTCGAAGATCGGCTGGACGGCCGCGACGTGCTCCTTGTCGCCGCCGTACATCAGCGCGTAGCCGTTCTCCAGGCCCCAGACGCCGCCGGAGACTCCGCAGTCGACGAAGCCGATGCCCTTGGCGGCCAGCTCGGCGCCGTGCTTCTCGTCGTCGGTCCAGCGGGAGTTGCCGCCGTCGACGACGATGTCGCCGGGCGAGAGCAGGCCGGCGAGCTCGTCCACGGTGGACTGCGTCGCGGCGCCCGCCGGGACCATGACCCACACCACGCGGGGGGCCTGCAGGCTGTCCACAAGTTCCGACAGGCTGTGGACATCGGCGAGGTCCGGGTTGCGGTCGAATCCGATGACGGTGTGGCCGGCGCGGCGGATGCGCTCGCGCATGTTGCCGCCCATCTTGCCGAGACCGACGAGACCAAGCTCCATCAGGTGGTTCCTTAAGCGTTGTGGCCGTCTGTGCCGGGGTGCTCCCCTGCCCGGGGACATCCCCCCGTGCCGAGCCTACGCCGGGCCGTGCCGCCCGGCGCCACGGGCACTCCGGGTGTCGGCGCCGAGGCGCCCGGCGGGCCGCGCACGAGGCTCCGTACGGGCTCCTGCGTGTCCGCT harbors:
- the gyrB gene encoding DNA topoisomerase (ATP-hydrolyzing) subunit B, with the protein product MLCQKGRFVADSGNPNEKNKSAGNGEDKAYDAGAIQVLEGLDAVRKRPGMYIGSTGERGLHHLVQEVVDNSVDEAMAGHADTIDVTILPDGGVRVVDNGRGIPVGIVKSEGKPAVEVVLTVLHAGGKFGGGGYAVSGGLHGVGVSVVNALSTKVAVEVKTDGYRWTQDYKLGVPTAPLAKNEETSETGTSVTFWADPDIFETTEYSFETLARRFQEMAFLNKGLTLTLTDERESAKATVGSDTAEVTDDDQARTVKYYYEGGIVDFVKHLNARKGELIHPTVIDVEAEDKERLLSVEIAMQWNSQYTEGVYSFANTIHTHEGGTHEEGFRAAMTGLVNRYAREKKFLREKDDNLAGEDIREGLTAIISIKLGEPQFEGQTKTKLGNTEAKTFVQKVVHEHLNDWFDRNPNEAADIIRKSINAATARVAARKARDLTRRKGLLESASLPGKLSDCQSNDPTKCEIFIVEGDSAGGSAKSGRNPMYQAILPIRGKILNVEKARIDKILQNTEVQALISAFGTGVHEDFDIEKLRYHKIILMADADVDGQHINTLLLTFLFRFMRPLVEAGHVYLSRPPLYKIKWGRDDFEYAYSDRERDALVELGKGQGKRIKEDSIQRFKGLGEMNAEELRITTMDVDHRVLGQVTLDDAAQADDLFSVLMGEDVEARRSFIQRNAKDVRFLDI
- a CDS encoding DUF721 domain-containing protein, whose translation is MSGKEQEPASQDPPRKAAEPSGVDLARQALAAAREQARARGNAAQNKKGAYRPGLRSGARADGRDPMPLMAALDRLRTERGWEMPMAVAGVMERWPEIVGQDIATHCVPDRYEDRELVVRCDSSAWAAQLKLLAPQLVARLNADLGQGTVRLIKVHGPGGGPKRYGPWRAPGSTGPGDTYG
- the recF gene encoding DNA replication/repair protein RecF (All proteins in this family for which functions are known are DNA-binding proteins that assist the filamentation of RecA onto DNA for the initiation of recombination or recombinational repair.); the encoded protein is MHVSHLSLADFRSYARAEVPLDPGVTAFVGPNGQGKTNLVEAIGYLATLGSHRVSADAPLVRMGAERAVIRAAVTQGERQQLVELELNPGRANRARINRSSQVRPRDVLGIVRTVLFAPEDLALVKGDPGERRRFLDELVTARSPRMAAVRSDYERVLKQRNTLLKSAAMARRHGGRSMDLSTLDVWDQHLARTGAELLAHRLDLLATLLPLADKAYEQLAPGGGPLGAAYKSSAGEQVDSGEARTREALYEVLLGALAEVRKGEIERGVTLVGPHRDDVVLRLGELPAKGYASHGESWSYALALRLASYELLRTEGSEPVLILDDVFAELDARRRERLAELVAPGEQVLVTAAVDDDVPGVLVGTRFAVSGGEVTRL
- the gnd gene encoding phosphogluconate dehydrogenase (NAD(+)-dependent, decarboxylating) codes for the protein MELGLVGLGKMGGNMRERIRRAGHTVIGFDRNPDLADVHSLSELVDSLQAPRVVWVMVPAGAATQSTVDELAGLLSPGDIVVDGGNSRWTDDEKHGAELAAKGIGFVDCGVSGGVWGLENGYALMYGGDKEHVAAVQPIFDALKPEGEFGAVHAGKIGAGHFAKMVHNGIEYAMMQAYAEGWELLEKVDSVTDVREVFRSWQEGTVIRSWLLDLAVNALDEDEHLQELRGFAQDSGEGRWTVEAAIDNAVPLPAITASLFARFASRQDDSPQMKMIAALRNQFGGHAVEKK